A stretch of the Poseidonibacter parvus genome encodes the following:
- a CDS encoding Do family serine endopeptidase, whose translation MKKKLLFASTLIASQLFAETINFDMMDKNPERIAPNTNNQILSFNGAIKKSMKSIVNISTKRHVNSSTENLPLQMFNDPFFKRFFGDQFGNQFKQNRVQRSLGSGVIIAKNGYIVTNSHVIDNAEEITVTIGNDTTEYSAKLIGKDADSDLAVIKIESDNLTPIKFGHSKELEIADMIFAIGNPFGIGSTVTQGIISALNKNKVGINRYENYIQTDASINPGNSGGALVDSRGALIGINTAIISKSGGNNGIGFAIPVAMVKDVVKKLVSDGKVTRGYLGVAISDLDKEMSKVYNHKKGALVLDVSPDTPAFKYGVKRGDLIYAINNKDIKDRTSLQNVVASFKPNEEIVLKIERDKKNIELKIILGNRSSLVQIQSNNGRVLGGLKVSAIDANMQKQFRLAPDTKGVLISDVEPKSKAEKVGFQAGDIIIQIEDVEVKNFQNLEVSLTKYKNKHKRVYVNRYGQTILFVIK comes from the coding sequence GTGAAGAAAAAACTTTTATTTGCCTCAACATTAATTGCTAGTCAATTATTCGCTGAAACAATAAATTTTGATATGATGGATAAAAATCCTGAAAGAATAGCACCTAATACAAATAATCAAATTTTATCATTTAATGGTGCTATTAAAAAATCTATGAAATCAATTGTAAATATTTCAACAAAAAGACATGTTAATTCATCGACTGAAAACTTACCCTTACAAATGTTTAATGACCCATTTTTCAAAAGATTTTTTGGAGATCAATTTGGTAATCAATTTAAACAAAATAGAGTACAAAGATCATTAGGTTCTGGTGTGATTATTGCTAAGAATGGATATATTGTAACAAATAGCCATGTTATTGATAATGCTGAAGAAATTACTGTAACAATTGGAAATGATACAACAGAATATAGTGCTAAATTAATTGGAAAAGATGCTGATAGTGATTTAGCTGTTATAAAAATTGAGTCTGATAATTTAACTCCTATTAAATTTGGTCATTCAAAAGAGCTAGAAATTGCAGATATGATTTTTGCAATTGGAAACCCATTTGGAATTGGAAGTACTGTAACACAAGGTATTATTTCAGCTTTAAATAAAAATAAAGTTGGAATTAATAGATATGAAAACTATATTCAAACAGATGCATCAATAAATCCAGGAAACTCAGGAGGAGCTCTTGTTGATAGTAGAGGGGCATTAATTGGAATTAATACTGCTATTATTTCCAAAAGTGGTGGAAATAATGGAATTGGATTTGCAATTCCTGTAGCAATGGTTAAAGATGTTGTTAAAAAATTAGTATCAGATGGAAAAGTAACTCGTGGATATCTAGGTGTTGCTATTAGTGATTTAGACAAAGAAATGTCAAAAGTTTATAATCATAAAAAAGGTGCTTTAGTTCTAGATGTATCTCCTGATACTCCTGCTTTTAAATATGGTGTTAAAAGAGGTGATTTAATTTATGCTATTAACAATAAAGATATAAAAGATAGAACTTCATTACAAAATGTTGTAGCTTCATTTAAACCAAATGAAGAGATTGTACTTAAGATTGAACGAGATAAAAAGAATATTGAATTAAAAATCATATTAGGAAATAGATCAAGTCTAGTTCAAATCCAATCTAACAACGGTAGAGTTCTTGGCGGATTAAAAGTAAGTGCAATTGATGCTAATATGCAAAAACAATTTAGATTAGCTCCTGATACAAAAGGTGTGTTAATTTCTGATGTTGAACCAAAAAGTAAAGCTGAAAAAGTTGGTTTCCAAGCTGGAGATATTATAATTCAAATTGAAGATGTTGAAGTTAAAAACTTCCAAAATCTTGAAGTATCTTTAACAAAATACAAAAATAAACATAAAAGAGTTTATGTAAATAGATATGGGCAAACTATACTATTTGTTATAAAATAA
- a CDS encoding response regulator transcription factor — MIKVLMIEDDLELAQIITDYLASFDIEVTNTDSPYNGLSMLSVNKEFQLIILDLTLPEIDGLELLPKIREKSEIPIIISSARDDILDKVMGLERGADDYLPKPYNPRELQARIKTILKRIDKPSEVKKEEHNSAFNIKEEDMQISFQGSSLTLTLAEYDILKLLIQRNGGVIAREDFIYASDSIEDDSSLKNIDVIISRIRSKLSKIDNSKTYIKSVRGIGYQLV, encoded by the coding sequence ATCATAAAAGTATTAATGATAGAAGATGATTTAGAGTTAGCTCAAATCATCACTGATTATTTAGCATCATTTGATATAGAAGTTACAAATACAGATAGCCCTTATAATGGGTTATCTATGCTAAGTGTAAATAAAGAGTTTCAATTAATTATCTTAGATTTAACTCTTCCTGAAATTGATGGATTAGAATTACTTCCTAAAATTAGAGAGAAATCTGAAATACCTATTATTATTAGTTCTGCAAGAGATGATATTTTGGATAAAGTTATGGGTTTAGAAAGAGGTGCTGATGATTATTTACCAAAACCTTATAATCCAAGAGAACTACAAGCTAGAATAAAAACTATTTTAAAAAGAATTGATAAACCAAGTGAAGTTAAAAAAGAAGAACATAATTCTGCTTTTAATATAAAAGAAGAAGATATGCAAATATCTTTTCAAGGTTCATCACTTACTCTTACTTTAGCTGAATATGATATCTTAAAATTACTCATTCAAAGAAATGGTGGAGTGATTGCTAGAGAAGATTTTATTTATGCTAGTGATAGTATTGAAGATGATTCATCGTTAAAAAACATTGATGTAATTATTTCAAGAATTAGATCAAAATTATCAAAAATTGATAATAGTAAAACATATATAAAATCTGTTAGAGGTATAGGATATCAATTAGTATGA
- a CDS encoding ArsS family sensor histidine kinase, whose translation MIRNISISAFINIIFSLAFIAILITFSFFISFDKQKHEITQQNRYELIAENFLSTFQNLPDAQSLFKLFKKFQVKPLEDRDEKLEIIKNAQELTITQNYLGTYRVYKYDNTYYIYVQQYGYNLMLKDIRNHNYSMAIIVGAFILSIVTILFLYAILKRKLKPLKLLNKQIIEFSNGNKDVKIKSVSNDEIGTIAKSFNEAITLINNQTKSKDLFMRNMMHELKTPITKAMFIAETLDNEQTRDNLQRAFKRMDDIIKELATVEKLTSANSMMYKEPTSFFNIYNKTLEIMMVNPENIASKIKSFNFSVDISMFSIALKNLIDNAIKFSPNNKAIINASKDEIQVISLGEPLQYDLSYYTEAFSQEEKRSDGFGLGLYIVKTIACLHGYTLEYKYENGKNYFMIKM comes from the coding sequence ATGATTAGAAATATCTCTATTTCTGCTTTTATTAATATTATATTTTCATTAGCATTTATTGCAATACTAATTACATTTTCATTTTTTATCAGTTTTGATAAACAAAAACATGAAATCACTCAACAAAATAGATATGAGCTTATTGCTGAGAATTTTTTGAGTACTTTTCAAAATTTACCTGATGCACAATCTCTTTTTAAACTTTTTAAAAAATTTCAAGTTAAGCCATTAGAAGATAGAGATGAAAAACTAGAGATAATCAAAAATGCCCAAGAACTTACAATCACTCAAAATTACTTAGGAACATATAGAGTTTATAAATATGATAATACTTATTATATTTATGTACAACAATATGGATACAATCTTATGTTAAAAGATATAAGAAATCATAACTATAGTATGGCAATAATTGTAGGAGCTTTTATTCTTTCAATTGTAACAATACTTTTTTTATATGCGATTTTAAAAAGAAAATTAAAACCTTTAAAACTATTAAATAAGCAAATTATTGAGTTTTCAAATGGTAATAAAGATGTTAAAATAAAATCTGTTAGCAATGATGAAATAGGAACAATTGCAAAAAGTTTTAATGAAGCAATTACACTTATAAATAATCAAACAAAATCAAAAGATTTGTTTATGCGTAATATGATGCATGAACTTAAAACTCCAATTACAAAAGCCATGTTTATTGCAGAAACTCTAGATAATGAACAAACAAGAGATAATCTACAAAGAGCTTTTAAAAGAATGGACGATATTATAAAAGAGTTAGCAACTGTTGAAAAGCTAACATCTGCTAATAGTATGATGTATAAAGAGCCAACATCATTTTTTAATATTTATAATAAAACTTTAGAAATCATGATGGTAAATCCTGAAAATATTGCATCTAAAATCAAATCATTTAACTTTTCAGTTGATATTTCTATGTTTTCAATTGCTCTTAAAAACTTGATTGATAATGCAATTAAATTCTCTCCGAATAATAAAGCAATTATTAATGCTTCAAAAGATGAAATACAAGTTATATCTCTTGGAGAACCATTACAATATGATTTAAGTTATTACACAGAAGCTTTTTCACAAGAAGAAAAAAGAAGTGATGGCTTTGGATTAGGTTTATATATCGTAAAAACCATTGCTTGTTTACATGGTTATACTTTAGAATATAAATATGAAAATGGGAAAAACTACTTTATGATAAAAATGTAA
- a CDS encoding DMT family transporter, with protein MQYLIFVTILWAFSFSLIGEILAGQVDSYFAVLIRVALASLVFLPFTKFKGIPNKLKLKIMLIGTVQIGLMYIFLYKSFLFLSVPEVVLFTVFTPIYVTLFYDGLKGQFKALYLVSTGLAVFGAYIIRYQNINEDFITGFLMVQGASICFALGQSTYKKVMESHREIRQRDVFGYFHFGALIISAISFILFANPEKLSPSLIQWGVLFWLGVAASGLGYFLWNKGACLVDAGVLAIMNNALVPVGLLVNLIIWEKTSNYLLLFLGSAVIALSLYLHYNFMKLYNKK; from the coding sequence ATGCAATATTTAATTTTTGTGACAATACTTTGGGCATTTTCTTTTAGTTTAATAGGTGAGATTTTAGCAGGTCAAGTGGATAGTTATTTTGCAGTACTTATTAGAGTTGCATTAGCTTCATTAGTTTTTTTACCTTTTACAAAATTTAAAGGCATTCCCAATAAATTAAAACTAAAAATCATGCTTATTGGAACAGTACAAATTGGCCTAATGTATATCTTTCTTTATAAGTCCTTCCTATTTTTAAGTGTTCCTGAGGTTGTACTTTTTACTGTATTCACTCCTATTTACGTAACACTATTTTATGATGGGTTAAAAGGACAATTTAAAGCACTTTATCTTGTAAGTACTGGGTTAGCTGTATTTGGTGCATATATTATTCGATATCAAAATATTAATGAGGATTTTATTACAGGTTTTTTAATGGTTCAAGGCGCTAGTATTTGTTTTGCTTTGGGGCAAAGTACTTATAAAAAGGTAATGGAGTCACACAGAGAAATTAGACAAAGAGATGTTTTTGGATATTTTCATTTTGGAGCATTAATTATAAGTGCTATATCTTTCATACTTTTTGCAAATCCAGAAAAACTATCTCCTTCATTAATTCAATGGGGTGTTTTATTTTGGTTAGGTGTTGCAGCTTCTGGTTTAGGATATTTTTTATGGAACAAAGGTGCTTGTTTAGTAGATGCAGGAGTACTTGCAATTATGAATAATGCTTTAGTTCCAGTTGGGTTACTTGTAAATCTTATCATTTGGGAAAAAACAAGTAATTATTTGTTACTTTTTTTAGGAAGTGCAGTTATAGCTTTATCTTTATATCTTCACTACAATTTTATGAAACTTTATAATAAAAAATAG
- the cbiB gene encoding adenosylcobinamide-phosphate synthase CbiB encodes MFYSIALIAYILDNIFGEFEKLKFIKHPIILMGDYINWFKEKYYEDSIKVGAILTLSLLLIVYLITSFLASFDNVFFQGFLASFTLASKMLYDSVKDVISSNDLEIKKQKISMLVSRDTRDMTNSDVNKAAVETYAENLSDGVIAPLFYLLCFGIVGAYLYKAINTLDSMVGYRNEKYENFGKVSAILDDVVNYIPARITAFLIGLLFASKKALKEFNKYGSKHDSPNAGLPIAAMALSLDLKLGGSTSYFGKVKEKAFFGIGKESIENSDVLKTLSLKYRLDLFIIIVLILGVL; translated from the coding sequence ATGTTTTATAGTATTGCTTTGATAGCTTATATTTTAGATAATATCTTTGGAGAGTTTGAGAAATTAAAATTTATAAAACATCCAATTATTTTAATGGGCGATTATATAAATTGGTTTAAAGAAAAATACTATGAAGATTCAATTAAAGTAGGTGCAATTCTTACTCTTTCATTACTTTTAATAGTATATCTCATCACTTCTTTCCTAGCTAGTTTTGATAATGTATTTTTTCAAGGCTTTTTAGCTTCTTTTACACTTGCTTCAAAAATGCTATACGATAGCGTGAAAGATGTAATATCAAGTAATGATTTAGAGATAAAAAAACAAAAAATTAGTATGTTAGTTAGTCGTGATACACGCGATATGACAAACTCAGATGTAAATAAAGCAGCAGTAGAAACATACGCTGAAAACTTAAGTGATGGAGTGATAGCTCCTTTGTTTTATTTATTATGTTTTGGAATAGTTGGAGCATATTTATATAAAGCTATCAATACACTTGATTCAATGGTTGGATATAGAAATGAAAAGTATGAAAACTTTGGAAAAGTATCCGCAATACTGGATGATGTTGTAAACTACATTCCTGCAAGAATTACAGCTTTTTTAATTGGACTATTATTTGCAAGTAAAAAAGCATTAAAAGAGTTTAATAAATATGGCTCTAAACATGATAGTCCAAATGCTGGCTTACCAATTGCAGCAATGGCTTTAAGTCTTGATTTAAAACTTGGAGGTTCAACTTCATATTTTGGAAAAGTAAAAGAAAAAGCTTTTTTTGGAATAGGAAAAGAAAGTATTGAAAATAGTGATGTTTTAAAGACACTTTCGTTAAAGTATCGCTTAGATTTATTTATAATAATTGTATTGATTTTAGGAGTACTATGA